The Arvicola amphibius chromosome 11, mArvAmp1.2, whole genome shotgun sequence genomic interval ttcttccccgaGCAGTTCATGAGAAGGCAGCAAGTTCTCCTCCTCTACCGAAAGATCTTGCGAGCGATTAGGCAAGTTCCCAGCGACGCTGACCGAAAGTACCTTCAGGACTGGGCCAGGGAAGAATTCAAAAGGAACAAAAGCGCCACAGAAGAGGTGAGAGCAAGGCCATACCGAGGCTCCTTTGCCCTGTTGTGTTGTTGAACTTGTCAAGTTTAGCGGACATCTTGGGATATGCCAGTGAGGTGGTCCGTCTTGCTGAGGCCCCGTTGGTGTTTACGTtgtacagcagcagcagctggcttGCGCTTCCCACTATTGGTTTTTTGCTGGGGGTTCTTTTGTGTGGGGATTGAATGTAGAGCCTTGGGCATGGTAAGCCCGCAGCTACAACCTGTAACCAGCCACTGTTGCTGCTTGAATGTCGCAGACAGGAGACTAGAACTGTGCCATGGTTAACCTGGTAAAAACGATGACCAGGTTTCCCCTTTCTTCTACAGGATAC includes:
- the Lyrm2 gene encoding LYR motif-containing protein 2, which translates into the protein MASSRLPPGALTLKQFMRRQQVLLLYRKILRAIRQVPSDADRKYLQDWAREEFKRNKSATEEDTIRMMITQGNMQLKELERTLALAKS